A section of the Carya illinoinensis cultivar Pawnee chromosome 12, C.illinoinensisPawnee_v1, whole genome shotgun sequence genome encodes:
- the LOC122289705 gene encoding uncharacterized protein LOC122289705 isoform X2, producing the protein MVLKQRIAYKALVRLLAQRTDSCVRIFSYEKECTKGNSQLCFWQIKNELESSFQISNSAMEGATKWDPVCLKTSDEVLQIYSHTKLLDQQLSAVSVVSVLEAKLEQARARIQELETEHRYSKKKLEHLSRKISEERASWRSREHEKIRAFIDDLKAELNRERKNRQRIEVVNSKLVNELADTKLSAKRFMQDYEKERKARELIEEVCDELAKEIGEDKTEVEVLKRESMKLLEEVEEERRMLQMAEVWREERVQMKLVDAKVALEEKYSQMSKLVADLEKFMRPRSSSLDVKEMREVDLLREAAASVNIQLIKEFSYEPPNSDDIFSVFEDVNFAESNEREIEPCIAYSPASPASKIHTVSPVVNVISKDRIQRHSHTFVDENGDMEEDESGWETVSHLEDQGSSYSLEGTAPYVIKNRQESNVSRSRMEWDENAGQEPQITEIREVLSVPTRQLKNVSSITRLWKSCPGNDENFKIISVEGMKGRLSNELASNGSIMSPDRVSGKSGISPPDLVGQWSSPECGYPYVTRGMKGCIPRGTQKSSLKAQLLEARMESQKVQLRHVLKQKI; encoded by the exons ATGGTTCTGAAGCAGAGGATCGCTTACAAAGCCCTAGTTCGATTGCTGGCACAAAGAACAGATTCTTGCGTAAG AATTTTCTCATATGAAAAGGAGTGCACAAAAGGGAATTCACAACTTTGCTTTTGGCAAATTAAAAATGAG CTTGAATCTTCGTTTCAGATTTCAAACTCTGCGATGGAGGGGGCAACAAAGTGGGATCCTGTCTGCTTGAAGACATCAGATGAAGTTTTGCAGATTTACAGTCACACAAAGCTCCTTGACCAACAACTAAGTGCTGTTTCGGTAGTTTCTGTACTTGAAGCCAAATTGGAGCAGGCTCGAGCCCGCATTCAGGAGCTTGAGACTGAGCACAGATACTCAAAAAAGAAACTGGAGCACTTGTCAAGGAAAATCAGTGAGGAAAGGGCATCATGGCGGAGCAGGGAGCATGAGAAAATCCGtgcttttattgatgatttaaaaGCTGAATTGAACAGGGAAAGAAAAAATCGCCAGAGGATTGAAGTTGTAAATTCCAAATTGGTTAATGAGCTGGCTGATACCAAATTATCAGCAAAGCGATTTATGCAGGactatgaaaaagaaagaaaggccaGAGAATTAATTGAGGAAGTATGTGACGAGCTTGCGAAGGAGATTGGAGAAGACAAGACTGAAGTTGAAGTGCTAAAGAGGGAGTCCATGAAACTCCTGGAGGAAGTGGAGGAGGAAAGGAGAATGTTGCAGATGGCTGAGGTCTGGCGTGAAGAACGTGTTCAGATGAAGCTGGTCGATGCAAAGGTGGCCCTTGAAGAGAAGTACTCTCAGATGAGCAAGCTTGTAGCCGATCTAGAGAAATTTATGAGGCCAAGAAGTTCAAGTTTGGATGTGAAGGAAATGAGAGAAGTGGATTTGCTTCGAGAGGCTGCTGCCTCTGTGAATATTCAACTTATAAAGGAATTCTCTTATGAACCTCCCAATTCAGATgatattttttctgttttcgaAGATGTTAATTTTGCTGAATCCAATGAAAGGGAGATTGAACCATGTATCGCTTATAGTCCTGCCAGCCCTGCCTCCAAAATTCATACGGTGAGTCCTGTGGTTAATGTAATCAGCAAGGACAGAATTCAGAGACATTCGCATACATTTGTTGATGAGAATGgtgacatggaagaagatgaaagtgGGTGGGAAACTGTGAGCCATCTTGAGGATCAGGGCTCAAGTTATTCACTAGAAGGGACTGCCCCATATGTCATCAAGAATCGCCAAGAAAGTAATGTCTCCAGAAGCAGAATGGAATGGGACGAAAATGCTGGTCAAGAACCACAAATCACTGAAATTCGTGAAGTCCTCTCAGTGCCAACGAGGCAGTTGAAGAATGTTTCATCCATAACACGACTTTGGAAATCATGTCCTGGCAATGATGAGAATTTCAAGATTATCTCTGTAGAGGGGATGAAAGGTAGACTTTCAAATGAATTGGCATCCAATGGAAGTATCATGTCTCCAGATAGGGTGTCAGGTAAAAGTGGGATTAGTCCCCCGGATTTGGTTGGGCAGTGGAGTTCTCCCGAGTGTGGGTATCCCTATGTAACTAGAGGGATGAAAGGGTGCATTCCTCGCGGTACACAGAAGAGTAGTTTAAAGGCACAGCTTTTGGAGGCAAGGATGGAAAGCCAGAAGGTTCAATTGCGCCATGTTCTTAAACAGAAGATTTAA
- the LOC122289706 gene encoding OVARIAN TUMOR DOMAIN-containing deubiquitinating enzyme 2-like, with amino-acid sequence MEGNVVRRVIPSDNSCLFNAVGYVMDHNKDKAPELRQVIAAAVASDPAKYSEAFLGKPNEEYCAWILDSENWGGAIELSILADYYGREIAAYDIQTTRCDLYGQEKKYSERVMLIYDGLHYDALAMSPFEGASEDFDQTIFNVLDGNIGPVEGLALNFAKEQQRERRYTDTANFTLRCGVCQMGVVGQKEAAEHAQATGHVNFQEYR; translated from the exons ATGGAAGGTAATGTGGTGAGAAGGGTCATTCCCTCGGACAATAGTTGCCTCTTTAATGCCGTTGG GTATGTCATGGATCATAACAAAGACAAAGCACCTGAATTGAGACAG gttatagcTGCAGCAGTGGCAAGTGATCCAGCAAAATATTCTGAAGCATTTCTTGGAAAGCCAAATGAAGAGTATTGTGCTTGGATTCTTGATTCGGAGAACTGGGGAG GTGCCATTGAGCTTTCAATATTAGCTGATTATTATGGGCGTGAAATTGCAGCATATGATATCCAGACCACGCGATGTGATTTGTATGGTCAG GAAAAGAAATACTCCGAAAGGGTTATGCTGATATATGATGGGCTCCATTATGATGCCTTAGCT ATGTCGCCCTTTGAGGGAGCCTCAGAGGACTTTGATCAGACTATTTTCAACGTACTGGACGGTAACATTGGTCCAGTTGAGGGGCTTGCTCTTAATTTTGCTAAGGAACAACAAAG GGAAAGGAGATACACTGATACTGCAAACTTCACTTTGCGTTGTGGAGTATGCCAAATGGGAGTAGTTGGCCAGAAG GAGGCTGCAGAACATGCACAAGCAACAGGACACGTCAACTTTCAAGAATATAGATAA